In Halopelagius longus, the following proteins share a genomic window:
- a CDS encoding mandelate racemase/muconate lactonizing enzyme family protein: protein MGIERFSVELARPLDTAAGTIDSRTGFLVRTDGGLGEATPLPGWTESLDECRAALERGTPDDSTPAARHGVSLARTDAAARESGERLCDTLAADAGFADPAADAVPVNATVGDGSVAETADAVRTAVEEGYDCVKVKVGARSPETDEERLRAARDAAGDAAELRADANGAWDAATAERMLDVAAELDFSYVEQPLPAERASDHAALRGRGVGVALDESLSTTSVSAVLDADAADVLVCKPMSLGGPDRTLAAVRRAREAGVECVVTTTIDAVVARLGAVHVAAAVPDVPACGLATGSMLASDLAPDPAPVSEGRIEVPEGPGLGDGLEQLYRP from the coding sequence ATGGGAATCGAACGCTTCTCCGTCGAACTCGCCCGCCCCCTCGACACCGCGGCCGGGACCATCGACTCGCGGACGGGGTTTCTCGTTCGGACCGACGGGGGACTCGGCGAGGCGACGCCGCTTCCGGGGTGGACCGAATCGCTGGACGAGTGCCGCGCGGCCCTCGAACGCGGGACGCCCGACGACTCCACTCCCGCCGCGCGGCACGGCGTCTCTCTGGCCCGCACGGACGCCGCGGCGCGCGAGTCGGGCGAACGCCTCTGCGACACCCTCGCGGCGGACGCCGGGTTCGCCGACCCCGCCGCCGACGCCGTCCCCGTCAACGCCACCGTCGGCGACGGGTCCGTCGCGGAGACGGCCGACGCGGTGCGGACGGCCGTCGAGGAGGGGTACGACTGCGTGAAGGTGAAAGTCGGCGCGCGGTCCCCGGAAACGGACGAGGAACGCCTGCGCGCCGCCCGCGACGCCGCGGGCGACGCCGCCGAACTCCGCGCCGACGCCAACGGCGCGTGGGACGCGGCGACGGCCGAACGGATGCTCGACGTCGCCGCCGAACTCGACTTCTCGTACGTCGAGCAACCGCTTCCCGCCGAGAGGGCGTCCGACCACGCCGCCCTCCGCGGGCGGGGCGTCGGCGTCGCACTCGACGAGTCGCTCTCGACGACGAGCGTTTCGGCCGTCCTCGACGCCGACGCGGCGGACGTGCTCGTCTGCAAACCGATGTCGCTCGGCGGCCCCGACCGGACGCTGGCGGCGGTTCGGCGCGCGCGGGAGGCGGGCGTCGAGTGCGTCGTCACGACGACGATAGACGCCGTCGTCGCGCGCCTCGGCGCGGTTCACGTCGCCGCCGCGGTGCCGGACGTGCCCGCCTGCGGCCTCGCCACGGGGTCGATGCTCGCTTCGGACCTCGCGCCCGACCCCGCGCCCGTCTCCGAGGGGCGAATCGAGGTTCCGGAGGGGCCGGGACTTGGCGACGGCCTGGAACAGTTGTATCGACCGTGA
- a CDS encoding 1,4-dihydroxy-2-naphthoyl-CoA synthase yields the protein MVSDIFDAERWRQVEGADEFDDITYHRAEDVPAVRIAFDRPEVRNAFRPGTVDELYAALDHARKQADVGCILLTGNGPSPKDGGWAFCAGGDQSVRGGSGYEYREGDDVDESDDELVREAKAGRLHVLEVQRLIRFVPKPVVAVVPGWAVGGGHSLHVVCDLTLASAEHAKFLQTDPDVASFDGGFGSAYLAKQIGQKKAREVFFRGKTYSAEEAEQMGMVNEVIPHEELEDVALEWADEMTKKSPTAMRMLKYAFNMADDGMVGQQVFAGEATRLAYMTEEAQEGRDAFLEKREPDFRQYPWYY from the coding sequence ATGGTTTCGGATATCTTCGACGCAGAGCGGTGGCGTCAGGTGGAGGGTGCAGACGAGTTCGACGACATCACCTACCACCGCGCGGAGGACGTCCCCGCCGTGCGCATCGCGTTCGACCGCCCGGAGGTCCGCAACGCGTTCCGCCCGGGGACGGTGGACGAACTGTACGCCGCACTCGATCACGCCCGAAAGCAGGCCGACGTGGGCTGTATCCTCCTCACCGGCAACGGCCCCTCGCCGAAGGACGGCGGGTGGGCGTTCTGCGCCGGCGGCGACCAGTCGGTCCGCGGCGGGTCGGGCTACGAGTACCGCGAGGGCGACGACGTCGACGAGTCCGACGACGAACTCGTCCGCGAGGCGAAGGCCGGACGCCTCCACGTCCTCGAAGTCCAGCGTCTCATCCGGTTCGTGCCGAAACCCGTCGTCGCCGTCGTCCCCGGGTGGGCCGTCGGCGGCGGTCACTCGCTTCACGTCGTCTGCGACCTGACGCTCGCGTCGGCGGAACACGCGAAGTTCCTCCAGACCGACCCCGACGTGGCCTCCTTCGACGGCGGGTTCGGGTCGGCGTACCTCGCCAAACAGATCGGCCAGAAGAAGGCCCGCGAGGTGTTCTTCCGCGGGAAGACCTACTCCGCCGAGGAGGCCGAACAGATGGGCATGGTCAACGAGGTGATTCCGCACGAGGAGTTAGAGGACGTGGCCTTGGAGTGGGCCGACGAGATGACGAAGAAGTCGCCGACGGCGATGCGGATGCTCAAGTACGCGTTCAACATGGCCGACGACGGCATGGTCGGCCAACAGGTGTTCGCGGGCGAGGCGACCCGTCTGGCCTACATGACCGAGGAGGCCCAAGAGGGTCGCGACGCGTTCTTGGAGAAGCGAGAACCGGACTTCCGCCAGTATCCGTGGTACTACTAG
- a CDS encoding 1,4-dihydroxy-2-naphthoate polyprenyltransferase, with translation MSTQNISRTKAWVMAARPQTLPAAAAPVVVGAGVALHDGVFAALPALAAFLGAALIQIGTNFANDYYDAIQGADTEDREGFTRVTAGGLIDPAEVKRAMYLTFAAAVVVGTYLVYVGGVPILVIGLLSVASGIAYTGGPYPLGYHGLGDLFVFVFFGVVAVTGTYYVQAASVLAAPFPVGVPPNTLPLAAVVASLPVAAISTNILVVNNVRDKEEDATTGKRTLAVRFGYGFSRGEFLAMLAVAYLVPLWFLGRPDYGVTVLLPLLSLPYAASVARTVLSETTGDALNPALERTGKLLAMYAVLFAAGLAVRVPSWF, from the coding sequence ATGAGTACGCAGAACATCTCGCGGACGAAGGCGTGGGTCATGGCCGCCCGTCCGCAGACGCTCCCCGCGGCGGCGGCCCCCGTCGTCGTCGGCGCGGGCGTGGCGCTTCACGACGGCGTGTTCGCCGCGCTTCCGGCGTTGGCGGCGTTCCTCGGCGCGGCCCTCATCCAAATCGGGACCAACTTCGCCAACGACTACTACGACGCGATACAGGGCGCCGACACCGAAGACAGGGAGGGGTTCACCCGCGTCACCGCGGGCGGCCTCATCGACCCCGCCGAGGTGAAACGGGCGATGTACCTCACGTTCGCCGCCGCCGTCGTTGTGGGGACGTACCTCGTCTACGTCGGCGGCGTCCCCATCCTCGTAATCGGTCTGCTGTCCGTCGCCTCCGGCATCGCCTACACCGGCGGACCCTACCCCCTCGGTTACCACGGACTCGGCGACCTGTTCGTCTTCGTCTTCTTCGGCGTCGTCGCCGTCACCGGCACCTACTACGTGCAGGCGGCGTCGGTTCTCGCCGCGCCGTTCCCCGTCGGCGTCCCGCCGAACACGCTCCCCCTCGCGGCCGTCGTCGCCTCCCTCCCCGTCGCGGCCATCTCGACGAACATCCTCGTCGTCAACAACGTCCGCGACAAGGAGGAGGACGCGACGACCGGAAAGCGCACCCTCGCCGTCCGGTTCGGCTACGGGTTCTCCCGCGGGGAGTTCCTCGCCATGCTGGCAGTCGCCTACCTCGTCCCCCTCTGGTTCCTCGGCCGCCCCGACTACGGCGTCACCGTCTTGCTCCCCCTCCTCTCGCTTCCGTACGCCGCCTCCGTGGCCCGAACGGTCCTCTCTGAGACGACGGGCGACGCGCTCAACCCCGCCCTCGAACGGACGGGCAAGTTGCTCGCGATGTACGCCGTCCTGTTCGCCGCCGGGTTGGCGGTCCGAGTTCCGTCGTGGTTCTGA
- a CDS encoding NAD(P)-dependent oxidoreductase — protein MKVLLLGASGRIGRRIANELLDRGHEVTGVSRSGTVEGIDDPDFEAVAGDATDADDVAELAEGYDAVASALGPSGDEDVEVLPEMAEAVVAGLREAGVDRLVWTGGAGGLNVGPDTLLVETDEFPDEIEPLARSAIDALEVLRDADDLRWTYVAPAAIIEPGERTGEFRTAEGELVADEDGESYITMEDFAIAFVDELENGEAVHSRLGVGY, from the coding sequence ATGAAGGTACTCCTACTCGGCGCGAGCGGACGAATCGGACGACGAATCGCGAACGAACTCCTCGACCGGGGGCACGAGGTGACCGGCGTCTCCCGGAGCGGGACCGTCGAGGGAATCGACGACCCCGACTTCGAGGCCGTCGCGGGCGACGCGACCGACGCCGACGACGTGGCGGAACTGGCCGAAGGGTACGACGCCGTCGCCTCCGCGCTCGGACCCTCCGGAGACGAAGACGTCGAAGTCCTCCCCGAGATGGCCGAGGCCGTCGTCGCGGGACTCCGGGAGGCAGGAGTCGACCGCCTCGTCTGGACGGGCGGCGCGGGCGGTCTGAACGTCGGACCGGACACGCTACTGGTCGAAACCGACGAGTTCCCCGACGAGATAGAACCCCTCGCCCGGTCGGCAATCGACGCGTTGGAGGTTCTCCGCGACGCCGACGACCTGCGCTGGACCTACGTCGCGCCGGCCGCGATAATCGAACCCGGCGAGCGAACGGGTGAGTTCCGGACGGCCGAGGGCGAACTCGTCGCCGACGAGGACGGCGAGAGTTACATCACGATGGAGGACTTCGCCATCGCGTTCGTCGACGAACTGGAAAACGGCGAGGCGGTTCACTCCCGTCTCGGCGTCGGGTACTGA
- a CDS encoding winged helix-turn-helix transcriptional regulator: protein MSSHTNLEEKYGDCPVIKTFEEVGSRWRLTVIHVLREGDLRFNELKRATDANSQTLSRVLDDLEETDYVERRVEEGSPVAVYYSLTPKGEELLSAFDEIHEWGKKWMDGA, encoded by the coding sequence ATGTCATCGCACACGAACCTCGAAGAGAAGTACGGCGACTGCCCCGTCATCAAAACCTTCGAGGAGGTCGGTTCTCGCTGGCGACTGACCGTCATCCACGTCCTCCGGGAGGGTGACCTCCGGTTCAACGAACTCAAGCGCGCGACGGACGCGAACTCCCAGACCCTCTCGCGGGTACTCGACGACTTAGAGGAGACAGACTACGTCGAACGCCGAGTCGAGGAAGGGAGTCCGGTCGCCGTCTACTACTCGCTGACGCCGAAGGGCGAGGAACTCCTCTCGGCGTTCGACGAGATACACGAGTGGGGGAAGAAGTGGATGGACGGCGCGTAG